The following proteins are co-located in the Solea solea chromosome 21, fSolSol10.1, whole genome shotgun sequence genome:
- the si:ch211-234p6.5 gene encoding pleckstrin homology domain-containing family A member 7 isoform X6, producing MELQVTSRQAQLFRMEDPERVSQASSVATISYFPVRKESLGKVQAFGKRCQAAKRDPNCPVVIRGWLNKKDSSGLKLWKRRWFVLSNYCLFYYKDSREESVLGSIPLPSYKILLCSPRECKNRKFTFKVVHQGMRSYFFSADTQEDMLGWVRALSQSAAMDPESSMNRRCTSYQDFTQIRGSSESVDFPKAPSDGEGPAQKHRHVSRTLSEPSQLSGGRMGESQRGRRRARHRNSSPSDRTPSPPEFRRRAYAPHLEEDCDQNTPLTHMELMGMGSLTSRGHLGSRPHTPVGRVDIRPHDDLVLMPQTLYYTPSSPKLEFKSTPTTPGSERWQNLNKPTATYGSVHHPPSGRRLAKRCSAGAQTDLLPPLPPLSRAAHAPHPPHHHHHHHHHRSHVSVCVLPPAMAPKPDPRETPPIRPLESDADTVLTRLCGCDKLLQSLSVELAQLQMDKDSVQCALEVSRLQLDEWQSQGPRALDEALTHKALLQEDLVTIRARMCDVSLEMERVWSQYERMESELSVIRSHLQHICNFGMPQDQSQAQRELWMMEDILAGLKVNRDHFRFLLGLQRHHMFQSTAPHSVSPGSPAERQHSDLTTDVEQEPPVRPALPRELLQSQDRGHGYTESPYEGFYSPSVEAAQRRGRSHTDRRDASESQPDSSWNQPDTTKNIRMSEEEQIERMKRNQERLSHHKKPPIPAASAQSQGSEPREAPFPLRVTRVVTAVLPSSLVARRVSVEDPPAELDNSLPEQIPPEQSKTILNKLPRHLLLESPDNNWSSAAETHQDQPVKKTSRQQYPGALRSPKKKSRPDVRRAESTESSRYARVENGRISRDVMDINMRSNAGKAHRHSFTHGWNYGEL from the exons ATGGAGCTCCAAGTGACCAGCAGGCAAGCGCAGTTATTCAG GATGGAGGATCCGGAGAGAGTGAGCCAAGCTTCCAGTGTGGCCACAATTTCCTACTTTCCAGTCAGGAAG GAAAGTCTTGGAAAGGTGCAAGCATTTGGAAAAAGATGCCAGGCTGCCAAGAGAGACCCAAACTGCCCTGTAGTCATCAGAGGATGGCTAAACAAAAAG GATAGTTCTGGTTTAAAGCTTTGGAAGAGACGGTGGTTTGTCCTCTCCAACTATTGTCTGTTTTACTATAAAG acagcagagaggagtCTGTGCTCGGCAGCATTCCACTCCCGAGCTACAAAATCCTGCTCTGCTCACCACGAGAATGCAAGAACAGGAAGTTCACCTTCAAG GTGGTGCACCAGGGAATGCGCTCCTATTTCTTCAGCGCTGACACTCAGGAGGATATGCTGGGTTGGGTCCGAGCCCTTAGCCAGTCGGCTGCCATGGACCCAGAGAGCTCCATGAACAG GCGCTGCACCAGTTATCAGGATTTCACACAAATCCGCggcagcagtgaatcagtgGACTTCCCCAAAGCCCCCTCGGATGGAGAGGGTCCCGCCCAGAAACACAGGCACGTCAGCAGGACTCTGAGTGAACCCAGTCAGCTCTCTGGCGGAAGGATGGGGGAGTCGCAAAGGGGGAGGCGGAGAGCGCGTCACAGAAACAGCAG CCCTTCAGACAGAACACCCAGTCCTCCTGAATTTAGAAGAAGAGCGTATGCTCCACATCTAGAGGAGGATTGTGACCAGAACACACCGCTCACACATATGGAGTTGATGGGAATGGGTTCTCTGACCTCCAGAGGTCATCTGGGGTCACGACCTCATACACCAGTGGGACGGGTTGACATTCGACCTCACGATGACCTGGTCTTGATGCCACAGACTCTATACTACACACCCTCCTCACCTAAGCTGGAGTTCAAATCCACTCCGACTACTCCAGGCTCAGAAAGGTGGCAAAACCTAAACAAG CCCACAGCCACATATGGTTCAGTTCATCATCCCCCGAGTGGAAGAAGACTAGCAAAG CGCTGCTCTGCAGGAGCACAGACAGACTTACTGCCCCCTTTGCCTCCCTTATCGAGGGCTGCGCACGCTCCGCACCCAccgcaccaccaccaccatcaccaccaccaccgcagccatgtatctgtctgtgtgctACCGCCTGCAATG GCCCCAAAGCCTGACCCAAGGGAAACGCCACCAATCAGACCTCTTGAAAGTGATGCAGAT ACTGTGTTGACCAGGTTATGTGGGTGTGATAAGCTGCTACAGTCACTGTCCGTGGAACTGGCCCAGCTACAGATGGATAAG GATAGTGTCCAGTGTGCTTTAGAGGTGTCCAGACTGCAGCTGGACGAGTGGCAGAGCCAGGGGCCGCGGGCCCTGGATGAAGCGCTGACCCATAAGGCTTTGCTCCAGGAAGACCTGGTCACAATCCGAGCGAGAATGTGTGACGTGTCAttg GAAATGGAGAGGGTGTGGAGTCAATATGAGAGAATGGAGAGTGAACTTTCTGTTATACGCTCACACCTTCAGCATATCTGTAACTTTGGAATGCCTCAG GATCAATCTCAGGCTCAGAGAGAACTGTGGATGATGGAGGACATCTTGGCTGGACTGAAGGTCAACAGGGATCATTTCCGATTTTTGCTGGGACTACAGAGACACCACA TGTTCCAGTCAACAGCGCCACATTCTGTGTCTCCTGGCTCGCCCGCAGAGAGGCAACACAGTGACCTGACGACG GATGTGGAACAGGAGCCACCAGTTCGCCCAGCATTACCCCGGGAGCTCCTGCAGAGCCAGGACCGAGGCCATGGCTACACTGAGTCACCATATGAG GGATTCTACAGCCCCTCTGTTGAGGCTGCacaaagaagagggagaagcCACACTGACCGGAGAGATGCATCCG AATCTCAGCCTGACTCCAGCTGGAACCAACCAGACACAACCAAG AACATAAGGATGAGTGAAGAAGAGCAGATTGAGAGGATGAAGAGAAATCAAGAGCGGTTGAGTCATCACAAGAAGCCTCCCATACCTGCTGCCAGTGCTCAGAGTCAAGGTTCAGAACCACGAGAG GCTCCCTTTCCTTTAAGGGTGACCCGTGTTGTAACGGCAGTGCTGCCGTCCTCTCTCGTGGCCCGCCGTGTTTCTGTCGAGGATCCTCCGGCTGAGCTTGATAATTCCCTGCCTGAGCAGATCCCACCAGAGCAGAGTAAAACAATTTTGAATAAGCTGCCTCGGCATCTACTGCTGGAGAGTCCTGATAATAActggtcctctgctgcagaAACGCACCAGGATCAGCCGGTTAAAAAGACGAGCAGGCAGCAGTATCCGGGAGCACTGAGGTCTCCCAAGAAGAAGTCAAGGCCAGACGTGAGGAGAGCAGAGTCCACCGAGTCCTCGAGATACGCACGTGTAGAGAATGGAAGAATAAGCCGAGACGTTATG gaCATAAACATGAGGTCGAATGCTGGTAAAGCACACAGGCATAGTTTTACCCATGGTTGGAATTACGGGGAGTTATGA
- the si:ch211-234p6.5 gene encoding pleckstrin homology domain-containing family A member 7 isoform X7 produces the protein MELQVTSRQAQLFRMEDPERVSQASSVATISYFPVRKESLGKVQAFGKRCQAAKRDPNCPVVIRGWLNKKDSSGLKLWKRRWFVLSNYCLFYYKDSREESVLGSIPLPSYKILLCSPRECKNRKFTFKVVHQGMRSYFFSADTQEDMLGWVRALSQSAAMDPESSMNRRCTSYQDFTQIRGSSESVDFPKAPSDGEGPAQKHRHVSRTLSEPSQLSGGRMGESQRGRRRARHRNSSPSDRTPSPPEFRRRAYAPHLEEDCDQNTPLTHMELMGMGSLTSRGHLGSRPHTPVGRVDIRPHDDLVLMPQTLYYTPSSPKLEFKSTPTTPGSERWQNLNKPTATYGSVHHPPSGRRLAKRCSAGAQTDLLPPLPPLSRAAHAPHPPHHHHHHHHHRSHVSVCVLPPAMAPKPDPRETPPIRPLESDADTVLTRLCGCDKLLQSLSVELAQLQMDKDSVQCALEVSRLQLDEWQSQGPRALDEALTHKALLQEDLVTIRARMCDVSLEMERVWSQYERMESELSVIRSHLQHICNFGMPQDQSQAQRELWMMEDILAGLKVNRDHFRFLLGLQRHHMFQSTAPHSVSPGSPAERQHSDLTTDVEQEPPVRPALPRELLQSQDRGHGYTESPYEGFYSPSVEAAQRRGRSHTDRRDASESQPDSSWNQPDTTKNIRMSEEEQIERMKRNQERLSHHKKPPIPAASAQSQGSEPREAPFPLRVTRVVTAVLPSSLVARRVSVEDPPAELDNSLPEQIPPEQSKTILNKLPRHLLLESPDNNWSSAAETHQDQPVKKTSRQQYPGALRSPKKKSRPDVRRAESTESSRYARVENGRISRDVMMQ, from the exons ATGGAGCTCCAAGTGACCAGCAGGCAAGCGCAGTTATTCAG GATGGAGGATCCGGAGAGAGTGAGCCAAGCTTCCAGTGTGGCCACAATTTCCTACTTTCCAGTCAGGAAG GAAAGTCTTGGAAAGGTGCAAGCATTTGGAAAAAGATGCCAGGCTGCCAAGAGAGACCCAAACTGCCCTGTAGTCATCAGAGGATGGCTAAACAAAAAG GATAGTTCTGGTTTAAAGCTTTGGAAGAGACGGTGGTTTGTCCTCTCCAACTATTGTCTGTTTTACTATAAAG acagcagagaggagtCTGTGCTCGGCAGCATTCCACTCCCGAGCTACAAAATCCTGCTCTGCTCACCACGAGAATGCAAGAACAGGAAGTTCACCTTCAAG GTGGTGCACCAGGGAATGCGCTCCTATTTCTTCAGCGCTGACACTCAGGAGGATATGCTGGGTTGGGTCCGAGCCCTTAGCCAGTCGGCTGCCATGGACCCAGAGAGCTCCATGAACAG GCGCTGCACCAGTTATCAGGATTTCACACAAATCCGCggcagcagtgaatcagtgGACTTCCCCAAAGCCCCCTCGGATGGAGAGGGTCCCGCCCAGAAACACAGGCACGTCAGCAGGACTCTGAGTGAACCCAGTCAGCTCTCTGGCGGAAGGATGGGGGAGTCGCAAAGGGGGAGGCGGAGAGCGCGTCACAGAAACAGCAG CCCTTCAGACAGAACACCCAGTCCTCCTGAATTTAGAAGAAGAGCGTATGCTCCACATCTAGAGGAGGATTGTGACCAGAACACACCGCTCACACATATGGAGTTGATGGGAATGGGTTCTCTGACCTCCAGAGGTCATCTGGGGTCACGACCTCATACACCAGTGGGACGGGTTGACATTCGACCTCACGATGACCTGGTCTTGATGCCACAGACTCTATACTACACACCCTCCTCACCTAAGCTGGAGTTCAAATCCACTCCGACTACTCCAGGCTCAGAAAGGTGGCAAAACCTAAACAAG CCCACAGCCACATATGGTTCAGTTCATCATCCCCCGAGTGGAAGAAGACTAGCAAAG CGCTGCTCTGCAGGAGCACAGACAGACTTACTGCCCCCTTTGCCTCCCTTATCGAGGGCTGCGCACGCTCCGCACCCAccgcaccaccaccaccatcaccaccaccaccgcagccatgtatctgtctgtgtgctACCGCCTGCAATG GCCCCAAAGCCTGACCCAAGGGAAACGCCACCAATCAGACCTCTTGAAAGTGATGCAGAT ACTGTGTTGACCAGGTTATGTGGGTGTGATAAGCTGCTACAGTCACTGTCCGTGGAACTGGCCCAGCTACAGATGGATAAG GATAGTGTCCAGTGTGCTTTAGAGGTGTCCAGACTGCAGCTGGACGAGTGGCAGAGCCAGGGGCCGCGGGCCCTGGATGAAGCGCTGACCCATAAGGCTTTGCTCCAGGAAGACCTGGTCACAATCCGAGCGAGAATGTGTGACGTGTCAttg GAAATGGAGAGGGTGTGGAGTCAATATGAGAGAATGGAGAGTGAACTTTCTGTTATACGCTCACACCTTCAGCATATCTGTAACTTTGGAATGCCTCAG GATCAATCTCAGGCTCAGAGAGAACTGTGGATGATGGAGGACATCTTGGCTGGACTGAAGGTCAACAGGGATCATTTCCGATTTTTGCTGGGACTACAGAGACACCACA TGTTCCAGTCAACAGCGCCACATTCTGTGTCTCCTGGCTCGCCCGCAGAGAGGCAACACAGTGACCTGACGACG GATGTGGAACAGGAGCCACCAGTTCGCCCAGCATTACCCCGGGAGCTCCTGCAGAGCCAGGACCGAGGCCATGGCTACACTGAGTCACCATATGAG GGATTCTACAGCCCCTCTGTTGAGGCTGCacaaagaagagggagaagcCACACTGACCGGAGAGATGCATCCG AATCTCAGCCTGACTCCAGCTGGAACCAACCAGACACAACCAAG AACATAAGGATGAGTGAAGAAGAGCAGATTGAGAGGATGAAGAGAAATCAAGAGCGGTTGAGTCATCACAAGAAGCCTCCCATACCTGCTGCCAGTGCTCAGAGTCAAGGTTCAGAACCACGAGAG GCTCCCTTTCCTTTAAGGGTGACCCGTGTTGTAACGGCAGTGCTGCCGTCCTCTCTCGTGGCCCGCCGTGTTTCTGTCGAGGATCCTCCGGCTGAGCTTGATAATTCCCTGCCTGAGCAGATCCCACCAGAGCAGAGTAAAACAATTTTGAATAAGCTGCCTCGGCATCTACTGCTGGAGAGTCCTGATAATAActggtcctctgctgcagaAACGCACCAGGATCAGCCGGTTAAAAAGACGAGCAGGCAGCAGTATCCGGGAGCACTGAGGTCTCCCAAGAAGAAGTCAAGGCCAGACGTGAGGAGAGCAGAGTCCACCGAGTCCTCGAGATACGCACGTGTAGAGAATGGAAGAATAAGCCGAGACGTTATG ATGCAGTGA